TACATGGTGGTGCGGCCGATCCCGAGCCGTTGGGCCGCCTCTTCCATGGTCAGCACCATGCGGTCATCGGTGACCTGCATGCGCTCCTCCTGGTGGTCGACCGCGGAGACGAGGTCTGGCAGATCGGTAATGCGAATCGTTATCGGTTGATCCTGCTTGGCGCCGACGCGAGTCGTGCGCACAGTCTTTGCCTTCACTGCGAAGTCCTTTCCACGCTTGTGATCAGGGCCGCGGTCCGGGCCGCCGCCGCGCGGCCACGTCAGCGGCGAGTTCTCGAAGTCGGAGAAGAAGCGCGATCAGTTGCCGTCGTGCTGCGGCTTCGCTGTCGCCGAGCGGGATCTGCATTCGGATCTCCGCCCAGGTCCGGCCGTTCTCGTCGGCGTGCCGGCGCAGCTCGACGAGCCCGAGCCCGTCGCCGAGTTCGATCCGGAGCGCGCGTTGCTGTCTCGCCATGACCGGCCCGCCGCTCAGTTCGTGCCGTCGCGGTAGAGGCGCGCGGCTCGGTTGACCGCGCGGGTGCCGGCCCGCACGCGGAGCCCGGTGCCGTCGCACCTTCGGCAGGCTCGGCTGACCCGTCCGAACTGGCGTCGCGCCCGGCCGGTCCCGCGGCAGACGCGGCACCGTGCGAACGGCCTGATCTGGCAGAGCCCGCAGTAACTGATAGCGACGAGGACGGGTGTGAGGCAGAGCAGGATCCCTAGCAGGTGTGAGGGGTGCACGAGCGCCTCCGTTGCCGGTTTCAGGGCGTGCGAGGGGTAGGCCGCTAGGTTGCTAGCGTCCTGTTCAGTGGGGTTTTGGCCTGCTAGCGGAGGTGCTAGGTCTAGCGGCCCGTGGGTGCTAGACCTAGCACCGGCCGTGGCCTATCCGGCGTCCCGTCGCCGGTTACGTTCCGCGATGGCCGCGAGGAGCTGTACTCTCTCGAAGCCGCGCCGATTGGCACCGAGCCCACTACTCCGGTCGGTGCCCCACACTTGGCGGACCTTGACCCGGTAGGGCTTGAGCGCCACCGTCACCTGTTCGCCGTCCCACCCCGCGTAGGTCTCCGGCCGTAGCTCCGCGAGCCGTGCCGCGACAGTTTCGCACCAGACTTTCGTCTCGTCGCTGAGCACCACGGCCGCGATGTCGTCGAGCACCGACACAGCGGCGACGGCGTGTGGCGCGAACTCCTCCCCGAGCGCATGCCCGGTGATCCGCCCCGCCTCCTCTCGCAGTACACGCGCCCGCCGCACCACACCCTCGGCCGCCGGCCCGTCAACGTTGTAGGTCCGGGTGATCTGCGGCTCGTCGCCCTCCCCCGCGAGATAGCCGATCCCGAGGTCGCGCCGGCTGAACATGGTCGCCCGCACCCCGTTGCGATATGCGCTGGTCCCGAGGACCATGTCGTTTTCCATCTGTCCCATGACCTTGAGGCAGAACCGCAGCACCGCGTTGCCGGAAATCCCTGTCGGCAGCGACTTCGCATCCGGCCGCTGTGTGGCGAACACCGCGATGATCCCCGCTGCCGGGCCGCGCCGGACGAGATCCTCCGCGATCTCCCGCAGTTCCTCACCGTGCTCGGAGTGCTCGAACCAGCGTTGGCACTCGTCGACCACGATCAAGATCGGA
This genomic window from Catenuloplanes niger contains:
- a CDS encoding helix-turn-helix domain-containing protein, whose translation is MKAKTVRTTRVGAKQDQPITIRITDLPDLVSAVDHQEERMQVTDDRMVLTMEEAAQRLGIGRTTMYALVMNGEIRSVTIGRLRRVPVRCLTEYVDHLLDPASPDTAV